In Brachypodium distachyon strain Bd21 chromosome 2, Brachypodium_distachyon_v3.0, whole genome shotgun sequence, one genomic interval encodes:
- the LOC100821392 gene encoding phosphoglycerate mutase-like protein AT74H — protein sequence MSSPSSPRAEGSQGAAGGGGGEAKESYCGFCEMTKQHAAGCARRLPKRIILVRHGESQGNLDMSAYSTTPDYRIPLTPRGVEQARAAGKGILDVVSTSAAEASPDPNWKVYFYVSPYERTRATLREIGAAFPKDRVIGAREECRVREQDFGNFQVEERMRAVKETRERFGRFFFRFPEGESAADVFDRVASFMESLWRDIDNGRLDQSTGCEINLVIVSHGLTSRVFMMKWFKWTVEQFERLNNFENCEFRVMQLGPGGEYSLLMHHTKEELERWGLSPEMITDQQWRAAANRRSWAEECGSFIATFFDNWDDTPPEEDDGCNGDDCRQEEDDGKDKLLE from the exons ATGTCATCACCATCGTCCCCACGAGCGGAGGGGAGCCAAggagccgccggcggcggcggaggcgaagcGAAGGAGAGCTACTGCGGGTTCTGCGAGATGACGAAGCAGCACGCGGCGGGGTGCGCGCGGCGGCTGCCGAAGCGGATCATCCTGGTGCGGCACGGCGAGAGCCAGGGGAACCTCGACATGTCGGCCTACTCCACCACGCCCGACTACCGCATCCCGCTCACCCCGCGCGGCGTCGAGcaggcgcgcgccgccgggaAGGGCATCCTCGACGTGGTCTCGACTTCCGCCGCCGAGGCGAGCCCGGACCCCAACTGGAAGGTCTACTTCTACGTCTCCCCCTACGAGCGCACCCGCGCCACGCTGCGCGAGATCGGCGCCGCCTTCCCCAAGGACCGCGTCATCGGCGCCCGCGAGGAGTGCCGCGTCCGGGAGCAGGATTTCGGCAACTTCCAGGTCGAGGAGCGGATGCGAGCCGTCAAGGAGACCCGCGAGCGCTTCGgccgcttcttcttccgctTCCCCGAGGGCGagtccgccgccgacgtcttCGACCGCGTCGCCA GTTTCATGGAGTCGCTGTGGAGGGACATCGACAACGGGAGGCTGGACCAGAGCACGGGGTGCGAGATCAACCTGGTGATCGTCTCGCACGGGCTCACCTCGCGGGTCTTCATGATGAAGTGGTTCAAGTGGACGGTGGAGCAGTTCGAGCGCCTCAACAACTTCGAGAACTGCGAGTTCAGGGTCATGCAGCTCGGCCCCGGCGGCGAGTACAGCCTCCTCATGCACCACACCAAGGAGGAGCTCGAGCGATGGGGCCTCTCGCCGGAGATGATCACCGACCAGCAgtggcgcgccgccgccaaccgcCGCAGCTGGGCCGAGGAGTGCGGCTCCTTTATCGCCACCTTC